In a single window of the Pseudomonadota bacterium genome:
- a CDS encoding adenylate/guanylate cyclase domain-containing protein produces the protein MPFGSLAFLGAAASLVFCYGQVLISLLAPLFGMAAFELNIHLQAVFMWGFALVTVMGLFNDQKLHKSKVPLVVSAVAVVTIIFTLYVYYDIRILILGYVLLVIAALLNQNMRLVSLNREVKAQADRLSDLNQTLEKRVEDQVEEIERIAQLKRFLSSEVADLITAEGKESLLDSHRRQIACLFCDLRNFTAFSESVEPEDVMDVLQAVHTTMGDLAARHGGSIGHLSGDGLMVIFNDPLPCDEPVARAIRLALDMRRAFTDIQARWRDLGHELGLGIGIAYGYATLGLIGSEGRHDYTAIGNVVNIAARLCDQADDGDILIDKRAHVEVETATQTEAAGLLSLKGVGKKVEAYKVMGAAETA, from the coding sequence GGCGCGGCAGCCTCCCTTGTCTTTTGTTACGGTCAGGTCCTCATCTCGTTGCTGGCGCCGCTTTTCGGGATGGCCGCCTTCGAGTTGAACATCCACCTGCAGGCCGTCTTCATGTGGGGGTTCGCCCTGGTCACCGTCATGGGGTTGTTCAACGACCAGAAGCTGCACAAGAGCAAGGTTCCGCTGGTTGTCAGCGCCGTTGCCGTCGTAACCATTATCTTCACGCTCTACGTCTATTACGACATACGCATCCTGATCCTGGGCTATGTGCTTCTGGTGATCGCGGCGCTGCTCAACCAGAACATGCGGTTGGTCAGCCTGAACCGCGAGGTCAAGGCGCAGGCCGACCGTCTGAGCGATCTCAATCAAACACTGGAGAAGCGGGTCGAGGACCAGGTCGAAGAGATTGAACGCATCGCCCAGCTGAAACGTTTCCTGTCATCGGAGGTTGCCGATCTGATTACCGCCGAAGGCAAGGAGTCGCTGCTCGACAGCCACCGCCGTCAGATTGCCTGCTTGTTCTGCGATCTCCGCAACTTCACCGCCTTCTCCGAATCCGTCGAACCGGAAGACGTCATGGACGTGCTGCAGGCGGTCCACACGACTATGGGTGACCTGGCCGCCAGGCACGGCGGCAGCATCGGCCATCTGTCGGGCGACGGGTTGATGGTCATCTTCAACGACCCGCTGCCGTGCGATGAACCGGTCGCGCGGGCGATTCGATTGGCGCTCGACATGCGCCGAGCGTTCACCGACATCCAGGCGCGGTGGCGCGACCTGGGTCATGAGCTAGGCCTTGGCATCGGTATCGCCTATGGCTACGCCACGCTCGGCCTGATCGGATCGGAGGGGCGTCACGACTACACCGCCATCGGCAATGTGGTGAACATCGCCGCGCGGCTTTGCGACCAGGCGGACGACGGCGACATCCTCATCGACAAGCGCGCGCATGTCGAGGTCGAGACCGCTACACAAACAGAGGCGGCGGGCCTGCTGAGCCTGAAAGGTGTGGGGAAAAAAGTCGAAGCTTACAAGGTGATGGGCGCCGCAGAGACGGCGTGA
- a CDS encoding TauD/TfdA family dioxygenase — protein MGAGLDIRSLDAPFGAAVHGLDLNRTPDAPDVIDTLVDALHEHRMLVIKRQSLAIENYVTFGRQIGEPIIHVVKAIRMEACPEVAVVGNVGDRQKSDPLRLAASFWHTDQAYEDEPASATMLYCVEAPEEGGQTMLTDTIAAYDALDEHMKARLEGLVVRHSYGAASGRDGEYDARGSLTEKQRNHVVPVYHPLVLRHPATGRRSLYAVAGTPEGIEGMADDDSQALLRELKQHVLKPDFRYDHTYEVGDLAIWDTFATMHSAVPIAHASADPRNTRLLWRISCRGAPAPYRPDAAHAGAVPRKGDWNLDAAHPGG, from the coding sequence ATGGGCGCAGGGCTGGATATCAGATCGCTGGACGCACCGTTCGGGGCCGCCGTGCACGGACTTGATCTGAACCGGACGCCGGACGCTCCCGACGTCATCGACACGCTTGTCGACGCGCTCCACGAACACCGGATGCTGGTGATCAAACGCCAGAGCCTGGCCATCGAGAACTACGTCACCTTCGGCCGCCAGATAGGCGAGCCGATCATTCATGTCGTCAAGGCGATCCGCATGGAAGCCTGTCCCGAGGTCGCTGTTGTCGGCAATGTTGGAGATCGCCAGAAGAGCGATCCGCTGCGCCTGGCGGCGTCGTTCTGGCATACCGACCAAGCTTACGAGGACGAGCCGGCATCGGCCACCATGCTCTATTGCGTGGAAGCGCCGGAAGAGGGCGGCCAGACCATGCTGACAGACACGATCGCCGCCTATGACGCGCTGGATGAGCATATGAAAGCGCGGTTGGAGGGACTTGTCGTGCGTCATTCCTATGGCGCCGCCAGCGGCCGCGACGGTGAGTACGACGCGCGGGGCTCGCTGACAGAGAAGCAGCGCAACCATGTCGTCCCAGTCTATCATCCGCTGGTCTTAAGGCATCCGGCTACCGGCCGGCGTTCGCTCTACGCGGTCGCAGGAACGCCGGAAGGTATCGAAGGCATGGCGGATGACGACAGTCAGGCGCTCTTGCGGGAACTCAAGCAGCATGTGCTGAAACCCGACTTCCGCTATGACCACACCTACGAGGTCGGCGATCTCGCGATCTGGGACACGTTCGCCACCATGCACTCGGCCGTGCCTATCGCGCACGCCAGTGCCGATCCGCGTAACACGCGCCTTCTATGGCGTATCTCGTGCCGCGGCGCACCGGCGCCCTATCGGCCCGACGCAGCCCATGCTGGCGCCGTCCCGCGCAAGGGCGATTGGAACCTAGACGCCGCACATCCTGGCGGCTGA